The sequence below is a genomic window from Croceicoccus marinus.
ATCAGCGTGCCGCCAGCAACAGTCGTGCCGCCGGTGTAGCTGTTGGTGCCGGTGAGGGTAAGGTTGCCCGAACCTGCCTTGATGAGCGAGCCGACGCCGGAGATCGCACCTGCATAGGTTGTGCTGGCATCATTGCCGCCAGTGGTGAGGGCAGCGTCAAGAATTACCTCACCTGAGCCCGACAAGCTGCCGATAGTCTCGTCGGCGATGACCTGCAGCGTTCCCGCGGCGGCGATCTGCACCGAGCCCGTGTCGAGGATGGCGGAACCGCCATCTAGGCCCAGCGTCCCTTCCTGCACCAGCGTGGTGCCGGAATAGGTGTTAGCTCCGCCCAGAATCTGGGTGCCCGCACCTGTCTTGGTGAGGCCGCCGCCAAGGTCGGCCGCGACCGTCGCGAAGGCGTAGTTCACTCGGGTCACGGACCAATCGCGCACATAAGCCGAAAAATCGCCGGAACTCTCGTAGCCGGGCGCACCCGCATCAGCCGAATAATCCTGCGCTACCGGTGCCGAGGTGTTAAAGCCGGCGTAACCCGAACCCCAAGCCATGTAATCAACCTCATCAGGGCTGGAGGACACGCTGGAAATCGAATAGTCGGAAGCCACGCCGCCGAACAATTGCGCTGCAGCTTCCTGCGCGGTCACGACGGCAGGCGTCGTGGTCCAGAGGGGGCCGTCACCCACCTGCCACGAGCCGATATAATCCAGTTCCTCGACGGTGGAACTAATTGATCCGTCAAAGCGGGTTGTCCCGCCTGTCGCATTGACGGTCAGCGTCGAGGCGCCGAGGTTTACGGCTCCACTGCCACCGAGGGTCCCGATGGTCTGATCTGCGCCGAGCATTACCGTACCGCCTGTCACCGTGACATTGCCATTGGGTGCCAGTGCGCCTGCAGTGGCGGCGATCAGCGTGCCGTCTGCGATCGTGGTGCCGCCGGTATAGCTGTTCGTGCCGGTCAGCGTGACGGTGCCCGCGCCGTCCTTGGTCAGCGAACCGCTGCCCGAGACATCGCCGCCGAAACTGCCGTCGGTGTCCTGGTCGATCACGAGATCGGCATTGTTGAGCACGTCGCCGGTGAGCGAGGTGGTCGAGCCGATCAGCGTGCCGCCTTGAATCTCATATCCGCCATCAAAGCTGTTTGCACCGGATAGGAGCAGGCTCCCCGAGCCGGTTTTGACGAGCGGACCAGCATTTGTTCCGGTAATGTCGCCTGATAGCTCCACATCGAAGTCGTGGGTGTTTAGCGTTCCTCCGCTCGCAACCTGAAGATCGTTGGAAACGTCTCCATCTCCGGTGAACTCCACCGTTCCGCCATCCAAAGTTGGTGAGTAAGCACCATCATCGATATCACTAGGCGTGACGGTGTCGCCCGAGCTAATCTTCGACCCAACCGTAACCACGGATGATCCTGCCGGGACGCTGTTGAGCGCCAGGGTTGAAAAAACCAGCTGGCCGCCGGCGCCGAAAGCTTCGCCGGTGCCGTTTGGCACCATCGTCACGCTGCTGAAGGCGTTACGATCGTCGATCGCGGCGACGAAGTGCTCTTCACCGCCGATGGCAGTATCGATGCCTCCCACCAGCAATGGCGTCGAACCATCGAACAGCATGTAGATTTGAGACGAATTCGCCAGACTTCCGTCAGGCGTTGTATTGTTCACGGTGCAACAGGTTCCCCAGTTCGACACGTTGAGGCCAACCGCATTGATCAGGTAGGGTGTGGTATAGGAGGCGTCCGAAAAGAACGAGAGCTCGTAACCGGCACTAACAGCACCGGCAAAATCACCTGACGGGTAGCTCACGCTCCAGTTGGTGAAGCCATCGCCTCCTTCGTCACCGGTTCCGGTGTTCATTGCACTGCTTCCAGCGCGCAGCGTCTGAACGTAGATCGTTTCGACAGCGGTCGTGTCCGTAACAGAAAAGCGATAGCCCGAGATTACCGACAGGTCGTATTTGAAAATCAACGATGTCTGCGTGGGACTGGACGGATTAGCCGCATTGTAAGCAGCATCTGCGGCAACTGCCGTATCGAGGAACGTCTGAGACCAGCATTGAGGTCATCGTTGAAAAAGACGGCCGGATCTGCGTGCGCGGTCATGCTGACCATGGACACCGAACCCAGCAGCGAACCCACCAATGCAATCGTTTTATTTCCGTTAATCACTCTGCACCCCACACTGAACAAGCTTCATTAACTTGAGGGGCGCTCCTAGCGGCGCACTGGTTAAGAAAACTACCGAGGGAATATGAAAGTTGCTGTTAATGGCCTTAAACGTGAACGCGGTTGGTACCCAAAGGGCGAGCGTCTGTGGGTATCTCTTGCCCACCGCAAGACTGACACGCGGGTGGCCGGTCTGCCTACGACCGGCATGGTCGTCCCAATGGTGCTCGAAGACCGATCGACGGAGACTGGATCGAAGCCTCTGTCACTCAGGTCCTCGTGCCTAAACGCAAGCCAGGTGAAGTCGTCATTATGAACATCGGGCGGTGACGGGAGGTGTCGTGACCGGTTTGCCCTCCAGCAGATGATGCCTCAGGTGAGGATTTGGATCTTGGTGGGAACACCCGCGTCGCTGGTCGCTGCTGAAGGACGAGTACGATGATGGCGGATTATCGGGCGGAACGCTCGAGCGCCCTGCCCTGCAGCGCCTGCTCGCCGATATCGAAGCGGGCACGATCGACATCGTGGTCGTCTACAAGGTTGACCGGCTGACGCGCTCGCTGCTGGATTTCTCGAAGCTGGTCGAAACCTTCGATGCCAACGATACCAGCTTTGTCTCTGTCACCCAGTCGTTCAATACCACCACCTCTATGAGGCGGCTGACCCTCAACATGCTGCTCTCCTTCGCGCAGTTCGAGCGCGAGGTCACGGCTGAACGCATCCGCGACAAGATCGCGGCCTCCAAGGCCAAGGGCATGTGGATGGGTGGTAATCCCCCGCTCGGCTATCGCCCCGAGGGCCGCAGCCTCGCGATTGTCGAGGAGCATGCCCGCGTCGTCCGTCATGTGTTCGACCGTTACCTCGCGCTCGGCAATGTGCGGGAGGTAACGGCCGAACTCGATGATCAGGGCATCATCGTCCCCGAACGCTTCGCCACCACGGGACGCAAGAGCGGCGGCATCCCGTTTACCCGCGGGCAGCTCTACCGGCTGCTATCGAACCCGATCTATATCGGCAGGATCGCACACAATGGCACAAGCTACGACGGCAGACATGATGCGATCGTCGCCCCCGACATCTGGAAAGCGGTGCAGGCGAAGTTCGCCGATCAGCGGCAGGGCGAGGAAGCCGGCAAGCGCATCCGCAACGCAAGCCTGCTGGCGGGACGGATCCAGGATGAGCAAGGCCAGCCACTGGTCGCTACCCATGCGGTCAAGAAGGCGCAGAGCTACCGCTATTATGTCAGCCGGGCACTCCAGCACGCACCGGGTCATGATGACCCCAACGGCATGCGTATCCCAGCGCTTGAGATCGAAGCCGCCGTCATCAACATGCTCGCGGGCGCAATCGATGATCCACTCGCGCTGCTAACCAGCGCTGCCCTCCCGCTCGAGAGCGACCGGCTGCCCGCCATGCTGGCTACGGCCAATACCACCGCAACGCTCATCCGCCGCCGTCATCACAAGACGATACGTTCGTTGATCGCCGCAGTGACTATCGCCGCGCGGCAGGTAAGCATCACCATCTCGGTCCCGGCACTATGCACGGCACTCGGGGTCGATACGAACCCGACCGCCAAGGTGGAAGTCGAATTGACCGAGCCGATGCGGCTGACCCGAACCGGGCGGGCCTTGAAGCTGGTGCAGCGCGATGGAAGAACAATCACCCAAGGCGAACCCGATCAGGGACTGATCGAGCTTCTCACCAAGGCCCGCAACTGGTGGACGCAATTGCAGGACGGACGCACCGACATCGCAACCATCGCACGCAGCGAGAAGATCAACGATTCCTGGGTGTCGCGGATTGTCCGCCTGAACTTCCTCGCACCGCAACTGACCGAAGCGATCCTCGCAGGCACCCAGCCCACATCGGTCAATGCTATCTCGCTGCGCAGCGCCGAGCTGCCGATCGATTGGGATGAACAACTCGCGATGTTCAAGCTCTGACCAACAGCATCAGCAGGCAGACCATGACGGCGCTTCGGCGCCGTCTCTTGTTGGTCCTTTGCTCACTTGCAGAGGCCCGCGCCAATCTGAGTTCCGTACTGCGAAATTGGGCCTTGGAGAAAAATCGGGCATTCTGGCCGGAAAGGCTGAATGTCGCCGTCTCCGCGCACCGGAACACACCCCGAAATGGGCGCGAGTGGCGGTCTCAAGGAGTGATATTATTCTTTTATATCAGCGTTTTAGCTGCGTGGCGGAGAGGGTGGGATTCGAACCCACGGTACGGTTGCCCGTACACCGCATTTCGAGTGCGGCGCATTCGACCTCTCTGCCACCTCTCCGCGAGGACTGCAGGCGGGGCAATCGCACCCGCCGGTCGTTTCGAAGCCGCGCGGTTAGCCGATGATTCGCCTGTTGCCAAGGGTCTATTTGTGCGTTTCGGGGTTAACCCTCCGGTCCGGCTTGTGGGTTGGCTTCGCGAAACCTATATTGCCATCATGCCAGGAAGTTTTCGCAACATCCCGCGCAAGGACGCGTCAGAGCTCGATAGTCGCTCCTCGTTCTTCTCGCCTCAAGCCGGAGGGACAGTTTCAGTTCCAAAGATTGCCGAAGCGCGCTTCGCCATCGGCGATATCGTGCGCCACAGGCTGCACGATTTCCGCGGTGTCGTTTTTGATATCGATCCCGTCTTCGCGAATAGCGAGGAATGGTACGAATCGATCCCCAGCGCGATGCGCCCAACGCGCGACCAGCCGTTCTATCACCTCTTCGCCGAGAACGAGGAGTCGAGCTACATTGCCTATGTCAGCCAGCAGAACCTGGTCGAGGATGGTATTGGCGGACCGATCGACCACCCCTCGATCGACATGGTGTTCGGCGAGTATGACCTCGACGACGAGCGCTATACGCTGCACCGCAGCCTGCGTCACTGACGCTCCGGCAGGCAAAGCCCGGCGCTTCTTCAGAGCGGCGCGGGTATCAGCTCCTGAGCTTCCAGCCCGATTTCAGTACCAGATAGGTCGCGACAAACAGGACCACGTTCAACAGGCCGAGCCCCAGCCCGGCCCACAGCACCGCATGTCCGCTTTCACCGATGTCACTCTCTACCAGGAAGCCATAGCGGAACCCGGAGATGACGTAGAAGAATGGATTGAAGCGGCTGATCGTCTGGAACACCGGCGACAGATTGTCGATCACATAGAAAGTGCCGGACAGCAGGGCCAGCGGCGCCACGATGAAATTCGTGACCGCCGCGTTATGGTCGAACTTCTCCGCCCAGATGGAGGTCAGCACGCCCATCAGCGACAGCAGGATCACACCCATCAGGCCGAACCAGGCGATCGCCACGGGATGCGCAAGGCTGAGATCGGCACCCGGATAGAGCCAGACGGCCAGACCGACGGCCAGGCCGACCAGGATACCGCGCGTCGCCGCGGCACACACCAGGCCGGTCAGCAGTTCCAGCGTCGACAGCGGCGGCATAAGGTAATCGATGATGGTGCCCTGGATCTTGCCACCCAGTAGCGAGAAGCTGGCATTGGCGAAGGCATTCTGCATCATGCCCATCACGATCAGGCCCGGCGCGACGAAAGTGGTGAAGTTGACGCCCAGCACTTCGCGGCCGCCGCGGCCCAGCGCGACCGAAAATATCACCAGATACAGTAACGTCGTGATCGCCGGAGCCCAGATCGTCTGCGTCTGGACCTTGAAGAAACGGCGCACTTCCTTAATATAGAGGGTCCACAGCCCCAGCCGGTTGACCCGGCCGATGACTGGCTCTCCAAACTGGTGAAAAGCTGGATTGGTGGCGGTCTCTTTTACGGGGTCGTTCATTAACTGCTCGCCTAATGACGGGCAATCGATATGGCAAGCGCAGGCTGCGGAACAAGCCCGTGGCCGTAATCGGGCGGCATGAAATCCGCCGGTTGCGCAGGATTGATTTTTTTGGAGAACGCATGAGCTGGACCGACGAACGGATCGAGAAGCTTACCAAGATGTGGGAAAGCGGCTCGACAGCCAGTCAGATTGCCGAGGAACTCGGCGGGGTCAGCCGTAACGCGGTGATCGGCAAGGCGCATCGCCTGGGGCTGAAGGCACGTCCTTCTCCGGTGAAGGAGAAGGCTGCGGTCAAGGCAAAGCCCAAGCCTGTGCTCAAGAAGCCGGAGACGAGCGAGCCCAAGGCAGAACCCGCCCGCACGGCAGCGCCTCCACCCGCCCCGGCACCTGCGCCGCGTCCGGCACCCGCTGCCGCAGCAGCGCCGGAACAGCGGCCGGCCCAGCCCTCGGGCAACCAGCCGCGCATCGTATCGGTCGGGCCGGGCGGCTTCTTGCGCCAGGGTCCCGGCGACCAGCAATCGCCGATCCCGCCCGCACCGCCGCGCCGCCTGGTGCCCGCCAAGCCCGCACCTGAAATTGCCAACAAGACGAGCCTGCTCGATCTGAACGACCGGATCTGCCGCTGGCCGATGGGGCATCCGGGCGAGCCCGACTTCCATTTCTGCGGCGATAAGGTGAACCCCGGCTTCCCCTATTGCGTCGAACATTGCGGCCGGGCCTATCAGGCACAGCTGCCGCGCGGCGCGCGCCGTCCACCTCCGCCGCTTCCGTTCGGCGGTCCGCGCGTGCGCTAAGGCTGCGCGGGACAGAGCAGACGATATTGAAAGGCCCGCCGGTTCGTTCCGGCGGGCCTTTTTTCCTGACAGCGAATGCAGGGCTAGCGGCAGAGCGGGCGATGTCATTCCCGCAATAAGGGAACATCGCCGGCGCTCAAGCCGATCCAGGCCCCCTCAGGATGGCCTGCAGAACCAGATCGTATGCTTGGGGCCCTTCCCCCTGCCCTGCGCGTCATAGCGGGCGCTGACCTCGACCGCATCGACAGTGAAACGCGCGCGCTCAAGCTGCCGGGTGAAGCGCGGGTCGGGTGCGGCGGACCAGATGGCCAGCACCCCTTCAGGGGTAAGCGCGCGGCGCGCCGCGGCGAGCCCGGCGTTGGAATAGATGCGGTCGTTATCTGCACGAACCAGCCCGTCCGGCCCGTTGTCGACGTCGAGCAGGATCGCGTCATAGCGGCCGGGACGTTCGGCGATCGCGTCGGCGACATCGCCCATGCGAAGTGTGAAGCGCAGATCTTCGAACGCATCGCCCGTCAGTTCCGCCATCGGGCCTTTTGCCCATTCGATGATCTCGGGGACCAGTTCGACGACCGTGATCTGCGTCTTGGGCCGCGCATTCTCAAGCGCCGCGCGCAGGGTAAAGCCCATGCCATAGCCGCCGATCAGCAGATGCGGCGCACGCGCATTGGCAAGCCGTTCCAGGCTCATCACCGCCAGCGCTTCCTCCGATCCGCGCATGCGCGTGCTCATCAGCTCGTTACGACCAAGCACGATCATGAAATCGCGGCCATGTGAATAGAGCCGCAGCTCCTCGCCCCCCGGCACTTGCGCCGTGCCCAGTAATTCGCGCGCCAGCATCGTTCATTCTCCTCGTCACGAAAAAGGCCGCCGGATCGCTCCGGCGGCCCCTTTCTTCATGCAATCCGTGAACGGATCAGTCGTCCTTCAGGAACGCGGGCATGTGGTCGGGGTTGCCCCCTTCCTTGCCTTCGCCGTTGCTGCCGCCGCCGTCACGGTCGCCGCGCGGACCACGCGGTCCGCGGTCACGACCGCCGCCGCCGCCGCGTCCACCGCGATCGCCGCCGCCACGCGGGCCACGACGGTCACCGCCGCGATCGCCGCGATCACCACGAGGCTCGCGGGGTTCACGGGCCGGACGCGTGTCCTCCAGCTCTTCGCCGGTTTCCTGGTCGACGACGCGCATCGACAGGCGAACCTTGCCGCGGTTGTCGATCTCGAGGACCTTGACCTTCACTTCCTGGCCTTCCGACACAACGTCGGTCGGCTTTTCCACGCGCTCATTCTTCATTTCGGAGACGTGGACGAGACCGTCCTTGCCGCCCATGAAGTTCACGAATGCGCCGAAGTCGACGATGTTCACGACCTTGCCGTTGTAGATCTTGCCGACTTCCGCCTCTTCGACGATGCCTTCGATCCACTTGCGGGCCGCTTCGATCTGCGCAACGTCGCTGGACGAGATCTTGATGATGCCCTCGTCGTCGATGTCGACCTTCGCGCCGGTTTCGGCGACGATCTCGCGGATCACCTTGCCGCCGGTTCCGATGACGTCGCGGATCTTCGACTTGTCGATCTGCATCGTCTCGATACGCGGAGCATGCGCCGACAGTTCGGTGCGGGCCGAACCCAGCGCCTTGGTCATCTCGCCAAGGATATGCGCGCGGCCGGCCTTCGCCTGCTCAAGCGCCTTGGCCATGATTTCCTGGGTGATGCCGGCAATCTTGATGTCCATCTGGAGCGAGGTGATGCCCGCTTCCGTACCGGCCACCTTGAAGTCCATGTCACCGAGGTGATCCTCGTCGCCGAGGATGTCCGACAGCACGGCGAACTCGTCGCCTTCCAGAATCAGGCCCATCGCGATGCCCGACACCGGACGTTCGATCGGAACGCCTGCGTCCATCATCGACAGACAGCCGCCGCAGACCGTCGCCATCGAGGACGAGCCATTCGACTCGGTGATGTCCGACAGGATGCGGATGGTGTAGGGGAAATCTTCCTTCGACGGCAGCACGGGATGCAGCGCACGCCATGCCAGCTTGCCGTGTCCGATCTCGCGGCGACCCGGAGCGCCGAACCGGCCAACTTCACCAACCGAATAGGGCGGGAAGTTGTAGTGCAGCATGAAGTTCGAATAGCTCAGGCCTTCCAGCCCGTCGATCATCTGCTCCGATTCCTTGGTCCCCAGCGTGGTGGTGCAGATCGCCTGCGTCTCACCGCGCGTGAACAGCGCCGAACCGTGGGTGCGCGGCAGGAAGCCGGCAATCGCCTCGATCGGGCGAACCTGGTCCAGCTTGCGTCCGTCGATGCGCGCGCCTTCCTTGAGGATGGCGGTACGCACGATTTCGGCTTCCA
It includes:
- a CDS encoding recombinase family protein, whose product is MKDEYDDGGLSGGTLERPALQRLLADIEAGTIDIVVVYKVDRLTRSLLDFSKLVETFDANDTSFVSVTQSFNTTTSMRRLTLNMLLSFAQFEREVTAERIRDKIAASKAKGMWMGGNPPLGYRPEGRSLAIVEEHARVVRHVFDRYLALGNVREVTAELDDQGIIVPERFATTGRKSGGIPFTRGQLYRLLSNPIYIGRIAHNGTSYDGRHDAIVAPDIWKAVQAKFADQRQGEEAGKRIRNASLLAGRIQDEQGQPLVATHAVKKAQSYRYYVSRALQHAPGHDDPNGMRIPALEIEAAVINMLAGAIDDPLALLTSAALPLESDRLPAMLATANTTATLIRRRHHKTIRSLIAAVTIAARQVSITISVPALCTALGVDTNPTAKVEVELTEPMRLTRTGRALKLVQRDGRTITQGEPDQGLIELLTKARNWWTQLQDGRTDIATIARSEKINDSWVSRIVRLNFLAPQLTEAILAGTQPTSVNAISLRSAELPIDWDEQLAMFKL
- the hspQ gene encoding heat shock protein HspQ, producing the protein MPGSFRNIPRKDASELDSRSSFFSPQAGGTVSVPKIAEARFAIGDIVRHRLHDFRGVVFDIDPVFANSEEWYESIPSAMRPTRDQPFYHLFAENEESSYIAYVSQQNLVEDGIGGPIDHPSIDMVFGEYDLDDERYTLHRSLRH
- a CDS encoding ABC transporter permease, whose product is MNDPVKETATNPAFHQFGEPVIGRVNRLGLWTLYIKEVRRFFKVQTQTIWAPAITTLLYLVIFSVALGRGGREVLGVNFTTFVAPGLIVMGMMQNAFANASFSLLGGKIQGTIIDYLMPPLSTLELLTGLVCAAATRGILVGLAVGLAVWLYPGADLSLAHPVAIAWFGLMGVILLSLMGVLTSIWAEKFDHNAAVTNFIVAPLALLSGTFYVIDNLSPVFQTISRFNPFFYVISGFRYGFLVESDIGESGHAVLWAGLGLGLLNVVLFVATYLVLKSGWKLRS
- a CDS encoding GcrA family cell cycle regulator, with the translated sequence MSWTDERIEKLTKMWESGSTASQIAEELGGVSRNAVIGKAHRLGLKARPSPVKEKAAVKAKPKPVLKKPETSEPKAEPARTAAPPPAPAPAPRPAPAAAAAPEQRPAQPSGNQPRIVSVGPGGFLRQGPGDQQSPIPPAPPRRLVPAKPAPEIANKTSLLDLNDRICRWPMGHPGEPDFHFCGDKVNPGFPYCVEHCGRAYQAQLPRGARRPPPPLPFGGPRVR
- a CDS encoding spermidine synthase; the protein is MLARELLGTAQVPGGEELRLYSHGRDFMIVLGRNELMSTRMRGSEEALAVMSLERLANARAPHLLIGGYGMGFTLRAALENARPKTQITVVELVPEIIEWAKGPMAELTGDAFEDLRFTLRMGDVADAIAERPGRYDAILLDVDNGPDGLVRADNDRIYSNAGLAAARRALTPEGVLAIWSAAPDPRFTRQLERARFTVDAVEVSARYDAQGRGKGPKHTIWFCRPS
- the pnp gene encoding polyribonucleotide nucleotidyltransferase, whose protein sequence is MFDTKTVSIEWGGKTLTLETGRIARQADGAVLATYGETVVLCAVTAAKSVKEGQDFFPLTVHYQEKFSSAGRIPGGFFKRERGATEKETLTSRLIDRPIRPLFPEGFYNEINVICQVLSYDGETEADMVAMIAASAALTISGVPFMGPIGGCRVGFVDGEYTLNPKQDAALEDGRLDLVVAATQEAVMMVESEAKELTEEEMLGAVMFAHDECRKVIGAIIDLAEQAAKEPWELNLADDKSAMKEELRGLIGGDIAAAYKLTDKSARSNALNEARAKAKAHYAEADGQTQMTAGKQMKKLEAEIVRTAILKEGARIDGRKLDQVRPIEAIAGFLPRTHGSALFTRGETQAICTTTLGTKESEQMIDGLEGLSYSNFMLHYNFPPYSVGEVGRFGAPGRREIGHGKLAWRALHPVLPSKEDFPYTIRILSDITESNGSSSMATVCGGCLSMMDAGVPIERPVSGIAMGLILEGDEFAVLSDILGDEDHLGDMDFKVAGTEAGITSLQMDIKIAGITQEIMAKALEQAKAGRAHILGEMTKALGSARTELSAHAPRIETMQIDKSKIRDVIGTGGKVIREIVAETGAKVDIDDEGIIKISSSDVAQIEAARKWIEGIVEEAEVGKIYNGKVVNIVDFGAFVNFMGGKDGLVHVSEMKNERVEKPTDVVSEGQEVKVKVLEIDNRGKVRLSMRVVDQETGEELEDTRPAREPREPRGDRGDRGGDRRGPRGGGDRGGRGGGGGRDRGPRGPRGDRDGGGSNGEGKEGGNPDHMPAFLKDD